One window from the genome of Hyalangium ruber encodes:
- a CDS encoding PEP/pyruvate-binding domain-containing protein: MQHFARALSSAWLLVLFVALFQAEAAPRRHAPYVSEIRDAATFSAYALPVETDDVGKFLIDLKSGGIYYFDVNLYRLHQDFVIQVLFRRPMTDEERTEYFRNYREDKPHYILGYVTHHRAAKRWTFSFWESDRIRPADVRRARDTLLKTFFVQDIAFRPESTRQEELLAELKDIPTVTSDTLYKQADYRPFNTGAATGRLRVVPPGTPYESLLFDSEDIVILQESYPDLPPVAGVLSTQFSTPLSHVNLRARAWGIPNATLKDAATRYAALDGQVVRLDVRGNTHVLRPATEKELATWKQAREAARTVLVPAADLTAHELRPLKRMRARDTRLYGTKAANLGEIIHAKLPGVHVPDGFGIPFAFYVEHLQRHGLHTELEAMLAEPRFQQEAAFRKERLEKFRARIAGAPLDEAFLNQVETQVREQLGGKGVFVRSSTNAEDLKGFNGAGLYDTVPNVVGREALSAAIRQVWASLWNFHAVEERKRFGIEPRSVFSAVLVQVGINATAAGVLVTKNLYDPRDKHTFTINAKRGLGLSVVSGVTVPEQVLYDIRYPGARVLSRSDDATMLVFDAQGGIKEVPTGSAAPVLAEARARDLSLAAAKLRKVFPDSGPLDIEWVLEGEKVWIVQSRPFIDGAR; this comes from the coding sequence ATGCAACACTTCGCACGGGCGTTGTCCTCCGCGTGGCTGCTGGTTCTCTTCGTCGCGCTGTTCCAGGCAGAGGCCGCTCCTCGCCGCCATGCTCCCTATGTCTCGGAGATTCGGGACGCGGCCACCTTCTCCGCCTACGCCCTGCCAGTCGAGACCGACGACGTCGGCAAGTTCCTCATCGATCTGAAGTCGGGGGGCATCTACTACTTCGACGTCAACCTCTACCGGCTGCACCAGGACTTCGTCATCCAGGTCCTCTTCCGGCGGCCGATGACGGACGAGGAGCGGACCGAGTACTTCCGCAACTACCGGGAGGACAAGCCGCACTACATCCTCGGTTACGTCACCCACCACCGCGCCGCGAAGCGCTGGACGTTCAGCTTCTGGGAGAGCGACCGGATCCGCCCCGCCGACGTGCGCCGCGCGCGGGACACACTGCTCAAGACGTTCTTCGTCCAGGACATCGCCTTCCGGCCCGAGTCCACCCGGCAGGAGGAGCTGCTCGCCGAGCTGAAGGACATTCCCACCGTCACCAGCGACACGCTCTACAAGCAGGCCGACTACCGGCCCTTCAACACGGGTGCGGCCACGGGCCGCCTGCGCGTCGTCCCTCCGGGGACCCCGTACGAGTCGCTGCTGTTCGACTCCGAGGACATCGTCATCCTCCAGGAGTCCTATCCGGACCTGCCGCCCGTGGCGGGCGTGCTCTCCACCCAGTTCTCCACGCCGCTGTCCCACGTGAACCTGCGCGCCCGGGCCTGGGGCATCCCCAACGCCACGCTCAAGGACGCCGCCACGCGCTACGCCGCGCTGGACGGTCAGGTGGTCCGGTTGGATGTGCGGGGCAACACCCACGTGCTGCGCCCGGCCACCGAGAAGGAGCTGGCCACCTGGAAGCAGGCCCGCGAGGCGGCTCGCACCGTCCTGGTGCCGGCCGCGGACCTGACGGCCCACGAGCTCCGTCCGCTCAAGCGCATGCGCGCCCGGGACACCCGCCTCTACGGCACCAAGGCGGCCAACCTGGGAGAAATCATTCACGCCAAGCTCCCGGGAGTTCATGTCCCGGACGGGTTCGGCATCCCGTTCGCCTTCTACGTCGAGCACCTCCAGCGCCACGGCCTGCACACGGAGCTGGAGGCGATGCTGGCCGAGCCTCGCTTTCAGCAGGAGGCAGCGTTTCGCAAGGAGCGGCTGGAGAAGTTCCGCGCGCGCATCGCCGGGGCGCCTCTGGATGAGGCGTTCCTGAACCAGGTGGAGACCCAGGTGCGCGAGCAACTGGGAGGCAAGGGCGTCTTCGTGCGCTCGTCCACCAACGCCGAGGACCTGAAGGGCTTCAACGGCGCGGGCCTGTACGACACGGTGCCCAACGTGGTGGGACGCGAGGCGCTGAGCGCGGCCATCCGGCAGGTCTGGGCCTCGCTGTGGAACTTCCACGCCGTGGAGGAGCGCAAGCGCTTCGGCATCGAGCCGCGCTCGGTGTTCTCGGCGGTGCTGGTGCAGGTGGGAATCAACGCCACCGCCGCGGGCGTGCTGGTGACGAAGAACCTCTATGACCCGCGCGACAAACACACCTTCACCATCAACGCCAAGCGCGGGTTGGGGCTGAGCGTGGTGAGCGGCGTCACCGTCCCCGAGCAGGTGCTCTACGACATCCGCTACCCGGGCGCCCGGGTGCTGTCGCGCTCGGACGACGCCACGATGCTGGTGTTCGACGCGCAGGGCGGCATCAAGGAGGTGCCCACCGGGAGCGCGGCCCCCGTGTTGGCGGAGGCGCGCGCCCGGGATTTGTCGCTGGCGGCGGCGAAGCTGCGCAAGGTCTTCCCCGACAGCGGGCCGTTGGACATCGAGTGGGTGCTGGAGGGCGAGAAGGTTTGGATCGTCCAGTCTCGCCCCTTCATCGACGGCGCGCGCTGA
- a CDS encoding DUF488 family protein translates to MKLYTIGFTQKSAQEFFEALKQAGVRKLLDIRLNNTSQLSGFAKRDDLGYFAQSLCGASYHHLPDLAPTQELLDSMKKHKGSWEDYEPRFQALMRERRAIERLKRPFFEEEPCCLLCSEASPKHCHRRLVAEALQRKWKDLELIHL, encoded by the coding sequence ATGAAGCTCTACACCATCGGCTTCACCCAGAAGAGCGCCCAGGAGTTCTTCGAGGCGCTGAAGCAGGCCGGGGTCCGGAAGCTGCTCGACATCCGGCTCAACAACACCTCCCAGCTCTCGGGGTTCGCGAAGCGGGATGACCTGGGCTACTTCGCCCAGTCCCTCTGCGGCGCCAGCTACCACCACCTGCCGGACCTCGCCCCCACGCAGGAGCTGCTCGACTCCATGAAGAAGCACAAGGGCTCGTGGGAAGACTACGAGCCGCGCTTCCAGGCGCTGATGCGGGAGCGGCGCGCCATCGAGCGCCTGAAGCGCCCGTTCTTCGAGGAGGAGCCCTGCTGCCTGCTGTGCAGCGAGGCGAGCCCCAAGCACTGCCACCGGCGCCTCGTCGCCGAGGCGCTTCAGCGGAAGTGGAAGGACCTGGAGCTCATCCACCTCTGA
- a CDS encoding zinc-binding alcohol dehydrogenase family protein — MQETMKALGQKRFGGTEVLEEFNLPIPEPQGTDLLIRVKAVGINPVDSLARQNTNGFGQLQKQEISLTGWDGAGIVEAVGPLADGRFRVGDEVFFAGNLARRGCQSEYTVVDSRIVGRKPVSLSFAEAAAIPLTALTVWEGMIEGCGIPLEPRPGKPKTALVVGGAGGVGSIGIQILSRVCGLSVVATASRQQSADHCRKMGASVVIDHYKDMKAQLAENRIDAVDYVLNTTDPNTNFDAVVSLLAPLGRMCCILPVVRPVNLAALFDRRISVSFELMFTRGLFNAQPEMQGSILDHLSALLDAKTLRSTLMTQTPWTLPGLVEAHRLSESGKAIGKTVMSPVG, encoded by the coding sequence ATGCAGGAGACGATGAAGGCGCTGGGGCAGAAGCGGTTTGGGGGCACCGAGGTGCTCGAGGAGTTCAACCTGCCCATCCCCGAGCCGCAGGGGACGGATCTGCTGATCCGCGTCAAGGCGGTGGGCATCAACCCCGTGGACTCGCTGGCGCGGCAGAACACCAACGGCTTCGGCCAGCTCCAGAAGCAGGAGATCTCCCTCACCGGCTGGGACGGGGCCGGCATCGTCGAGGCGGTGGGGCCCCTGGCGGATGGGCGCTTCCGCGTGGGAGACGAGGTGTTCTTCGCGGGGAACCTGGCGCGCCGTGGGTGTCAGTCCGAGTACACGGTGGTGGACTCGCGCATCGTCGGCCGCAAGCCCGTCTCGCTGTCCTTCGCCGAGGCGGCGGCCATTCCCCTCACCGCGCTCACCGTCTGGGAGGGGATGATCGAAGGCTGCGGCATCCCGCTCGAGCCGCGTCCCGGCAAGCCGAAGACGGCCCTGGTCGTCGGAGGGGCCGGAGGGGTGGGCTCCATCGGCATCCAGATCCTCTCACGCGTGTGTGGCCTGAGCGTGGTGGCCACGGCCTCGCGCCAGCAGAGCGCCGACCACTGCCGGAAGATGGGCGCCTCGGTCGTCATCGACCACTACAAGGACATGAAGGCGCAGCTGGCCGAGAACCGCATCGACGCGGTGGACTACGTGCTGAACACCACCGACCCGAACACCAACTTCGACGCCGTCGTCTCCCTGCTGGCGCCTCTGGGGAGGATGTGCTGCATCCTGCCCGTCGTCCGGCCGGTGAACCTGGCGGCGCTCTTCGACCGGCGCATCTCGGTGTCCTTCGAGCTGATGTTCACCCGCGGGTTGTTCAACGCGCAGCCCGAGATGCAGGGCTCCATCCTGGACCACCTCTCGGCGCTGCTGGACGCCAAGACGCTGCGCAGCACCCTGATGACGCAGACGCCCTGGACCCTGCCCGGGCTGGTCGAGGCCCACCGGCTCAGTGAGAGCGGCAAGGCGATTGGCAAGACCGTGATGTCGCCCGTCGGCTGA
- a CDS encoding DUF3616 domain-containing protein has translation MESGQLLGRLLLRFEEGAEEVIEDLSAAVFSPDGNLWVASDERGMVERLTPTGPRAYAQHTRFEVADFFGEVEKGAEIDIEALDMHADYLWVMGSHSAKRKRPKGKRMGKDLARLATVAHEPQRFLLARIPLVKGELVAELKKPGTKKRTRSAALVKPVETPSENLLVELLRRDPHFAPFLARADAEGGPLLPIPSKDNGLDIEGLVVTDTDRVFLGLRGPVLRGYAALLDMRLMGAGQGVLEPRPGKKGRRYAKHFLNLDGLGIRELCVRGEDLLVLAGPTMQVEAPIRLFRLRNFLELEGDNLLDQGKGVLEPLFDIPPVGQLDHAEGMANFSYFDESDSVLVVYDDPAPHRRHGARGVYADVFRLNL, from the coding sequence ATGGAATCGGGGCAGCTCCTGGGACGGTTGTTGCTGCGGTTCGAGGAGGGCGCGGAGGAAGTCATCGAAGACCTCTCGGCCGCGGTGTTCTCTCCGGACGGCAACCTCTGGGTGGCCTCGGACGAGCGGGGCATGGTCGAGCGGCTCACCCCTACCGGCCCCCGCGCCTACGCCCAGCACACCCGCTTCGAGGTGGCGGACTTCTTTGGCGAGGTGGAGAAGGGCGCCGAGATCGACATCGAGGCGCTGGACATGCACGCCGACTACCTCTGGGTCATGGGCAGCCACAGCGCCAAGCGCAAGCGGCCCAAGGGCAAGCGGATGGGGAAGGACCTGGCGCGCCTGGCCACCGTGGCGCACGAGCCCCAGCGCTTCCTGCTCGCCCGCATCCCGCTGGTGAAGGGTGAGCTCGTCGCGGAGCTGAAGAAGCCGGGCACCAAGAAGCGCACACGCTCGGCGGCGCTGGTGAAGCCCGTGGAGACGCCGTCCGAGAACCTCCTGGTGGAGTTGCTGCGGAGGGATCCGCACTTCGCTCCCTTCCTCGCGCGCGCTGATGCGGAGGGGGGACCGCTGCTCCCCATTCCGAGCAAGGACAACGGCCTGGACATCGAGGGGCTCGTCGTCACCGACACGGACCGGGTATTCCTGGGGCTGCGCGGGCCGGTGCTGCGCGGCTACGCGGCGCTGCTGGACATGCGGCTGATGGGGGCGGGGCAGGGCGTCCTCGAACCCCGGCCGGGGAAGAAGGGGCGCCGCTATGCCAAGCACTTCCTCAACCTGGACGGGCTGGGCATCCGCGAGCTGTGTGTGCGCGGGGAGGACCTGCTGGTGCTCGCCGGGCCGACGATGCAGGTGGAGGCCCCCATCCGCCTCTTCCGGTTGAGGAACTTCCTCGAGCTCGAAGGCGACAACCTCCTGGACCAGGGGAAGGGAGTGCTCGAGCCGTTGTTCGACATCCCCCCCGTGGGTCAGCTCGACCACGCGGAGGGGATGGCCAACTTCAGCTACTTCGATGAGTCCGACAGCGTGCTCGTGGTCTACGACGACCCAGCCCCTCACCGCCGGCATGGCGCCAGGGGCGTGTATGCGGACGTCTTCCGCCTGAACCTCTGA
- a CDS encoding N-acyl-D-amino-acid deacylase family protein produces the protein MDLIIENGRVFDGLGGPSRECHVGIQAGTVAAVSEAPLPRAPGTRVIDARGHWVMPGFIDLHTHYDAEVELAPSLSESVRHGVTTVALGSCSLSLALGTPEDLADMFCRVEAIPYDTVRTLLEERKSWKTLGGYLEHLDSLPLGPNVTSFLGHSALRAHIMGLHRSLDRHERPTSEELSRMESLVREGLDLGYLGLSIQTLRWDKMGGSRDIRSRPLPSTFARWSEYRRLTRLLRERGRVFQGVPNISTKVNVLLFLLESVGLLRKPLKTTVISLMDPRASRGVHRLVGHLSRAFNRLLGADFRWQALPEVFDLWADGIDLVVFEEFGAGTAALHLQDAASRAELFKDAAYRERFRREWTSRWLPKAFHRDFNQSEILQCPDASLVGKSFAQVAKEQGRHVVDVFLDLVATYGEALRWYTVMANDRPEELDFICQHPDALIGFSDAGAHLRNMAHYNFPLRLLRRVREAEKRGHPFMSLERAVHRLTGEIGQWMGMDAGVLAPGKRADVVVVNPEGLDERLEVATEAPMENFGGFVRLVRRNDAAVKAVLISGREAVRDGALTPQLGQERGFGRVLRAT, from the coding sequence GTGGACCTCATCATCGAGAACGGTCGTGTCTTCGATGGGCTCGGCGGCCCGTCGCGCGAGTGTCACGTAGGTATCCAGGCGGGCACTGTCGCCGCTGTGTCCGAGGCCCCCCTGCCCCGCGCTCCGGGCACGCGGGTCATCGACGCACGCGGACACTGGGTGATGCCGGGCTTCATCGACCTGCACACCCACTATGACGCGGAGGTGGAGCTGGCGCCCTCGCTCTCCGAGTCGGTGCGGCACGGCGTCACCACGGTGGCCCTGGGGAGCTGCTCGCTGAGCCTCGCCCTGGGAACGCCCGAGGACCTGGCGGACATGTTCTGCCGCGTGGAGGCCATCCCCTACGACACCGTGCGCACGCTGCTCGAGGAGCGCAAGAGCTGGAAGACCCTCGGCGGCTACCTGGAGCACCTGGACTCGCTGCCGTTGGGGCCCAACGTCACCTCCTTCCTGGGCCACTCTGCGCTGCGGGCGCACATCATGGGCCTCCACCGCAGCCTGGACCGGCACGAGCGCCCTACCTCGGAAGAGCTCTCGCGCATGGAGTCCCTGGTACGCGAGGGGCTGGACCTGGGCTACCTGGGCCTGTCCATCCAGACGCTGCGCTGGGACAAGATGGGCGGCAGCCGCGACATCCGCAGCCGGCCCCTGCCCTCCACCTTCGCGCGCTGGAGTGAGTACCGCCGCCTCACCCGCCTGCTGCGCGAGCGCGGCCGTGTCTTCCAGGGAGTGCCCAACATCAGCACCAAGGTGAACGTGCTGCTCTTCCTCTTGGAGAGCGTGGGCCTGCTGCGCAAGCCGCTGAAGACCACCGTCATCTCACTGATGGATCCGCGAGCCAGTCGCGGCGTCCACCGGCTGGTGGGGCACCTGTCGCGCGCCTTCAACCGGCTGTTGGGCGCGGACTTCCGGTGGCAGGCCTTGCCGGAAGTGTTCGACCTGTGGGCGGACGGCATCGACCTGGTCGTCTTCGAGGAGTTCGGCGCGGGCACGGCGGCGCTGCACCTCCAGGATGCCGCCTCGCGGGCGGAGCTGTTCAAGGATGCGGCCTACCGGGAGCGCTTCCGGCGCGAGTGGACCAGCCGCTGGCTGCCCAAGGCCTTCCACCGCGACTTCAATCAGTCGGAGATCCTCCAGTGCCCGGACGCGAGCCTGGTGGGCAAGTCCTTCGCGCAGGTGGCGAAGGAGCAGGGCCGGCACGTGGTGGACGTCTTCCTGGACCTCGTGGCGACATACGGAGAGGCGCTGCGCTGGTACACGGTGATGGCCAACGACCGGCCCGAGGAGCTGGACTTCATCTGCCAGCACCCGGACGCGCTGATCGGCTTCTCGGATGCGGGGGCGCACCTGCGCAACATGGCCCACTACAACTTCCCGCTGCGGCTGCTGCGCCGGGTGCGCGAGGCCGAGAAGCGGGGCCACCCCTTCATGAGCCTGGAGCGCGCGGTGCATCGGTTGACCGGAGAGATCGGCCAGTGGATGGGGATGGACGCCGGCGTGCTGGCGCCCGGCAAGCGCGCGGACGTGGTGGTGGTGAACCCCGAGGGGCTGGACGAGCGGCTGGAGGTCGCCACCGAGGCGCCCATGGAGAACTTCGGCGGCTTCGTGCGGCTGGTGCGCCGCAACGACGCCGCCGTGAAGGCGGTGCTCATCTCCGGCCGCGAGGCGGTACGAGACGGGGCCCTCACCCCTCAGCTCGGCCAGGAGCGCGGCTTCGGGCGGGTGCTGCGCGCGACCTGA
- a CDS encoding trypsin-like serine protease, translating into MPSRWTFLAPHLLAAVALLLCGGCKERTAEVPVPRTPADAGSRTPERWEPLSFDNRLLALGGEVDSSNRYSAAVMIAVRLEGAETMRCGGVAIGRRLVLTAGHCVCARRRSQLSGTIDTSACATTATVETVLYKPTTLGKEPGASRRDVYQGRVRPHPQLQVLLDKDGRVVSSQADLALVLLNEELGEGVRAVSLAETDVRVGEPISIVGYGYDEVSNVHGADRRISRNKALASTGEIVRIEQPGQHRYRGESGGPCLREDARESELVGVSSRYLGEGSTFTSIHGYRGWLRDELQRSDTVKD; encoded by the coding sequence ATGCCCTCCCGCTGGACATTCCTTGCACCGCATCTGCTGGCGGCGGTCGCACTGCTGCTCTGCGGAGGATGCAAGGAACGCACTGCCGAAGTTCCCGTCCCCCGCACACCGGCAGATGCCGGGAGTCGTACTCCCGAGAGGTGGGAGCCCCTCTCCTTCGACAACCGCTTGCTCGCATTGGGTGGAGAGGTGGACTCCTCCAATCGCTACTCAGCCGCTGTCATGATCGCGGTGAGGTTGGAGGGGGCGGAGACCATGAGATGCGGCGGGGTCGCCATCGGCCGTCGTCTCGTCCTCACGGCAGGGCACTGTGTCTGTGCTCGACGCAGGTCCCAACTCTCCGGCACCATCGATACGTCGGCATGCGCGACGACCGCCACCGTGGAAACAGTCCTCTACAAGCCCACCACGCTCGGCAAGGAGCCCGGCGCCTCGCGCAGGGACGTCTACCAGGGAAGGGTCCGTCCCCATCCCCAGCTCCAGGTTCTCCTCGATAAGGACGGGCGCGTGGTCTCGAGCCAGGCGGATCTCGCGCTCGTTCTTCTGAACGAAGAACTCGGAGAAGGGGTTCGAGCCGTCTCTCTCGCGGAGACAGACGTCCGGGTAGGCGAGCCCATCTCCATCGTGGGCTACGGCTACGACGAAGTCTCCAACGTCCATGGAGCAGACCGCCGCATCAGCCGGAACAAGGCTCTGGCATCCACGGGCGAAATCGTCCGGATCGAACAGCCCGGGCAGCACCGCTATCGGGGAGAAAGTGGCGGCCCCTGTCTCCGCGAAGACGCCCGGGAATCGGAGCTCGTCGGGGTGTCGAGTCGATACCTGGGAGAAGGCTCAACCTTCACGAGCATCCATGGCTACCGCGGCTGGCTGCGTGACGAACTCCAGCGCTCGGACACCGTGAAAGACTGA
- a CDS encoding trypsin-like serine protease gives MPHSRAQLTRLLLMLLVCHGCSSSAPALGPEFEHLPLGHELPVVSESKIDSLNRYRSTVKVTTTFLHPDTGALVKTCSGVLIHHRVVLTAGHCVCAEREPVPPEPQGITLIDSRSSCAKVATVRLLTYRPMEVEAEEVLSVPSDESEPYPGVVHPNEDIQIIYKEVETDSGRRIKDTVASHADLAVIFLKQSLEGVVEPVRLAKEPARRNEQVVLVGYGSETLVGGAIGKERRYGENDVLAIKSDGSTFQVGRQLNIQDTYEGEKPDVIRKKGSYATAGDSGGPCFRKRGAGFELVGIAKSTFAPPIVLSAYTSTPRYLGWLRKKIGESQAAQTD, from the coding sequence ATGCCTCACTCCAGAGCCCAGCTGACGCGCCTCCTCCTGATGCTGCTCGTGTGTCACGGCTGCTCGTCGAGCGCTCCCGCACTCGGCCCTGAGTTCGAGCACCTCCCACTCGGCCACGAGCTGCCCGTTGTCTCCGAGAGCAAGATCGACAGCCTGAATCGCTACCGCTCCACCGTCAAAGTCACCACCACCTTCCTGCATCCAGACACCGGGGCGCTGGTCAAGACGTGTAGCGGCGTCCTCATCCACCATCGCGTGGTCCTGACCGCCGGGCACTGTGTCTGTGCCGAGCGCGAACCGGTACCGCCGGAGCCCCAGGGCATCACCCTCATCGACTCCAGATCGAGCTGCGCGAAGGTCGCGACCGTTCGACTGCTTACCTACCGACCCATGGAGGTAGAAGCCGAGGAGGTCCTGAGCGTGCCCTCGGATGAGAGCGAGCCCTACCCCGGAGTGGTCCACCCCAACGAGGACATCCAGATCATCTACAAAGAGGTCGAGACCGACTCCGGTAGAAGGATCAAAGACACGGTAGCCAGCCACGCGGATCTCGCGGTCATCTTCCTGAAACAGTCGCTTGAGGGCGTGGTCGAACCCGTGCGCCTCGCCAAGGAGCCCGCGCGGAGGAACGAGCAGGTGGTCCTGGTCGGCTATGGCTCCGAGACCCTCGTGGGAGGTGCCATCGGCAAGGAGCGTCGCTACGGCGAGAACGACGTCCTGGCCATCAAGAGCGATGGGTCCACGTTCCAGGTCGGCAGGCAGCTCAACATCCAGGACACCTATGAGGGCGAGAAGCCCGACGTCATCCGCAAGAAAGGCTCCTACGCCACCGCCGGAGATAGCGGCGGGCCCTGCTTCCGGAAGAGAGGCGCGGGCTTCGAACTCGTCGGGATCGCCAAGTCCACCTTCGCTCCTCCCATCGTGCTGTCGGCATACACGAGCACGCCCCGGTATCTGGGCTGGCTACGGAAGAAGATCGGCGAGTCCCAAGCCGCCCAAACCGATTAG
- a CDS encoding trehalase family glycosidase, protein MSSPTASRSVSVRALSAPLDRPSVADASPRPLSPSTFTARLAYEVLMALDLDRDGCITARDAERARASNLRFAVDIQLGPGVRLELAGPERLAHAADVLAEEILEGRGDVPGLPVARMLERRTVALRRLVDQSWGGLVRRSDRIDSLKEALRVMPVQSPDGRQRVYVPAGDKKALKKLRAQAVRTGIEVVALRPPREAADWQRLNQEPGMAYLPRPYIVPGGRFVQMFGWDSYFNGRGAMASGRVELARDMLENQLYAIEHYGKIPNSNLGYHLSRTQPPLMPRLALEVHAASPNRGLLQRVAKAAIKELETVFRTGPRATPSGLSRYKDDAEGPDAEDLSGYYLWRPDNTEFHVHDRAIRESGWDMCHRFGTATHQHEPVCLNSLLYQYEMDLARILRLVEGENSLRAAKYEKAARARARTMRARFWDEERGMFFDHDFVAGRRSGYESLATFYPLWTGWATRKEAAAVAAALPRFLQAGGLTATTRESREAAGGEDLQWEWPFGWAPHQIIAVEGLRRYGFHAEADQVAYRWLAMIMDTAGRHNGMIKEKYDVVRRSVDVPVEYGNQGADRGPYLAPRAERTLGFAWTNASVMVLMDGLSPELREALDVGLPAEPLPGPSDVPSGGNEPLRAIG, encoded by the coding sequence ATGTCCTCCCCGACTGCTTCTCGTTCTGTCTCCGTGCGTGCGCTGAGCGCGCCGCTGGATCGTCCCTCCGTGGCCGATGCTTCGCCACGGCCCCTGTCTCCGAGCACCTTCACCGCGCGCCTGGCGTACGAGGTGTTGATGGCGTTGGATCTCGATCGGGATGGGTGCATCACCGCGCGAGACGCGGAGCGGGCGCGGGCCAGCAACCTGCGCTTCGCGGTGGACATCCAACTGGGCCCGGGGGTGCGACTGGAGCTGGCGGGGCCCGAGCGGTTGGCGCACGCGGCGGACGTGCTCGCCGAGGAGATTCTGGAGGGGCGCGGGGATGTGCCCGGCCTGCCGGTGGCGCGGATGCTGGAGCGGCGCACGGTGGCGCTGCGGCGGCTGGTGGATCAGAGCTGGGGTGGGCTGGTGCGCCGCTCGGACCGCATCGACTCGCTGAAGGAAGCGCTGCGGGTGATGCCGGTGCAGAGTCCGGACGGGCGCCAGCGCGTGTACGTGCCCGCGGGGGACAAGAAGGCGCTGAAGAAGCTGCGGGCCCAGGCGGTGCGCACCGGCATCGAAGTGGTGGCGCTGCGTCCGCCGCGCGAGGCAGCCGACTGGCAGCGGCTCAACCAGGAGCCGGGCATGGCGTACCTGCCGCGCCCCTACATCGTCCCGGGCGGGCGCTTCGTGCAGATGTTCGGCTGGGACAGCTACTTCAACGGGCGGGGGGCGATGGCGTCGGGGCGAGTGGAGCTGGCCCGCGACATGCTGGAGAACCAGCTCTACGCCATCGAGCACTACGGGAAGATTCCGAACTCGAACCTGGGCTACCACCTGTCGCGTACCCAGCCGCCGCTCATGCCCCGGCTGGCGCTGGAGGTACACGCGGCGAGCCCGAATCGCGGGCTGCTGCAGCGGGTGGCGAAGGCAGCCATCAAGGAGCTGGAGACGGTGTTCCGCACGGGGCCGCGCGCCACGCCGAGCGGGCTGTCTCGCTACAAGGACGACGCCGAGGGGCCGGACGCGGAGGACCTGTCGGGCTACTACCTGTGGCGGCCGGACAACACCGAGTTCCACGTGCATGACCGGGCCATCCGCGAGAGCGGCTGGGACATGTGCCACCGCTTCGGCACGGCCACGCACCAGCACGAGCCGGTGTGCCTCAACTCGCTGCTCTACCAGTACGAGATGGACCTGGCGCGCATCCTCCGGTTGGTGGAGGGGGAGAACTCGCTGCGGGCGGCCAAGTACGAGAAGGCGGCGAGGGCCCGTGCGCGGACGATGCGCGCTCGCTTCTGGGACGAGGAGCGGGGGATGTTCTTCGACCACGACTTCGTGGCGGGGCGTCGCTCGGGCTACGAGTCGCTGGCGACCTTCTATCCGCTGTGGACGGGGTGGGCGACGCGCAAGGAGGCGGCCGCGGTGGCCGCCGCGCTGCCGCGCTTCCTGCAGGCTGGAGGGCTGACGGCCACCACCCGCGAGTCGCGCGAGGCGGCCGGGGGAGAGGACCTGCAGTGGGAGTGGCCGTTTGGCTGGGCGCCTCACCAGATCATCGCGGTGGAGGGGCTGCGCCGCTACGGCTTCCACGCCGAGGCGGACCAGGTGGCCTACCGCTGGCTGGCGATGATCATGGACACGGCGGGCCGCCACAACGGGATGATCAAGGAGAAGTACGACGTGGTGCGGCGCTCGGTGGACGTGCCGGTGGAGTACGGCAACCAGGGCGCGGACCGAGGGCCGTACCTGGCGCCGCGCGCCGAGCGGACGCTGGGCTTCGCGTGGACGAACGCGTCGGTGATGGTGCTGATGGACGGGCTGTCCCCGGAACTGCGCGAGGCGCTCGACGTGGGCCTGCCCGCCGAGCCGCTGCCGGGCCCCAGCGACGTGCCGTCCGGAGGCAACGAGCCCCTGCGGGCCATCGGCTAA